One genomic window of Synergistaceae bacterium includes the following:
- a CDS encoding DUF1036 domain-containing protein, whose amino-acid sequence MRTRSIKLISTALLLLALSAAGAGAAEIIITNEMSNEVNMAFLYFDSSSGLWTTKGWYAVEGGGDRTIVFKVIDKSKGVYYAAFSGSTSYVDSSTLDRERVNRWISDERFEFDFNYKPSNGKNLRIAPFYRCRYSEGAGAFTVRIDTRPKG is encoded by the coding sequence ATGAGAACACGCTCCATCAAACTGATTTCAACGGCGTTGCTGCTGCTGGCGCTTAGTGCGGCGGGCGCCGGCGCCGCGGAGATAATAATCACCAACGAGATGAGCAACGAGGTCAACATGGCTTTCCTGTACTTCGACAGTTCGTCAGGCCTCTGGACCACGAAGGGGTGGTACGCCGTAGAAGGCGGAGGCGACAGGACCATCGTTTTCAAAGTCATCGACAAGTCCAAGGGGGTCTACTACGCAGCCTTCAGCGGTTCCACCTCCTACGTGGACTCCTCCACCCTGGACAGGGAGAGGGTCAATCGCTGGATCAGCGACGAGAGGTTCGAATTCGATTTTAATTACAAGCCGTCGAACGGCAAGAACCTGAGGATTGCGCCCTTCTACAGGTGCCGTTACTCGGAGGGTGCGGGCGCATTTACCGTAAGGATCGACACGAGGCCTAAGGGATAG
- a CDS encoding DUF1036 domain-containing protein, with amino-acid sequence MTLNLFRRYIIAVALLLAVACHVGPAEAWVNVTIINNRPHKLFVAFCWAGFDSEDDRRIGWYPVEPGQSRAINLGSAVSSLTMNEFGFYAMGTMNNGKKISWSGDLREVVIDPKNSFDGHPDDPIRGGQTVGFRQLKLKKVGDRNMDAVATLTFNP; translated from the coding sequence ATGACGCTAAATCTTTTCAGAAGGTATATCATCGCTGTTGCGCTGCTTCTTGCGGTCGCTTGCCATGTCGGGCCGGCCGAGGCCTGGGTTAATGTGACGATCATCAACAACAGGCCGCACAAGCTCTTCGTGGCATTCTGCTGGGCGGGCTTCGACTCGGAGGACGACCGAAGGATCGGATGGTACCCGGTGGAGCCCGGACAGTCCAGGGCCATCAACCTGGGGTCGGCCGTATCGTCGCTGACGATGAACGAGTTCGGCTTCTACGCAATGGGGACGATGAACAACGGCAAGAAGATCTCATGGTCCGGAGATCTAAGGGAGGTTGTAATCGACCCGAAGAACTCCTTCGACGGTCACCCGGACGACCCGATCCGAGGGGGTCAGACAGTGGGTTTCAGGCAGCTGAAACTGAAGAAGGTCGGCGACCGGAACATGGACGCAGTTGCGACACTGACCTTCAATCCTTAG